The following proteins come from a genomic window of Kitasatospora sp. NBC_01246:
- a CDS encoding SpoIIE family protein phosphatase, whose translation MRDRQPPRDADDRPNPAPHHGDVTNRTPAQSVVAQRSPVGRPPDKPADSGVIGRLTTTVERLRRELTLARAEADGRALIELAKGILVERLGYGPADALRQLEDLAGQSNVSVLELAADLVNQASHDRIADLAREFLASTGEPSVGVRLRSAETGMLGADDVQAVAQSALEHALRPLGAQAVAIWAANSDQSLTLAGSAGFAEEEARRWRHVPPGVPVPARRALTERATATYQSLAAAGLPSIGQREFGGGRLAVPAGAGGRITGVLEVCWSGALPPQSQSLQRQFEALAELCATALESRPAVVDTNGGADPETTDLLELVHGLNDPCLIMHPDVDASGRATDYLIKHLNPSFEDFAGRPRSAIVGARLLEAYPLAAEPGGLFEMIEHVLATGESFRSPGMILSALVDGVRLTTRARVSISRHGAYAVVVWRTEDGTARVANLLQHAQRLGRIGGFEENLHTGEIAWNETLFDLHGLPPHAEPVPLEQLPTHAHPDDGHAIGRFLRTLLHHQRPASTAFRLQRADGIARHIRVVAEPVLDADARIVAVRGAYQDVSAQHWTEVALAATRDQLAHTEQQAAERNRLALQLQHAIMPPSRGPLDLHDLRVAVRYRPAEKDHLVGGDWYDALALPTGQVLLCVGDVAGHGIEAATGMVALRNALRGLAATGAGPGQLLGWLNTVTHHLTDNVTATTVCALYDPRTRALRWARAGHLPPILVRDGRATELPAVAGILLGAIDQADYDEGEIRLEPGDTLMMYTDGLIERRDRSLEQSLADLLSTAGDADGVAELDRRLDHLLRYSSSDTDDDTCLIGITVR comes from the coding sequence ATGCGCGACCGCCAACCGCCTCGGGACGCAGACGACCGCCCCAACCCCGCGCCGCACCACGGCGACGTGACGAACCGGACGCCCGCCCAGTCCGTCGTCGCCCAGCGGTCGCCGGTCGGCCGGCCTCCGGACAAGCCGGCCGACTCCGGTGTCATCGGCCGGCTGACCACCACCGTCGAACGCCTGCGTCGCGAGCTCACCCTGGCGCGGGCCGAGGCGGACGGCCGGGCGTTGATCGAGCTCGCCAAGGGGATCCTGGTCGAGCGCCTGGGCTACGGCCCCGCCGACGCCCTCCGGCAGCTCGAAGACCTGGCGGGCCAGTCCAACGTGTCCGTCCTGGAGCTGGCGGCCGACCTGGTCAACCAGGCCTCGCACGACCGGATCGCGGACCTCGCCCGCGAGTTCCTGGCCTCCACCGGCGAGCCGTCGGTGGGCGTTCGGCTGCGCAGCGCGGAGACCGGCATGCTCGGGGCCGACGACGTCCAGGCCGTCGCGCAGTCCGCCCTCGAACACGCGCTGCGGCCGCTCGGGGCGCAGGCGGTGGCGATCTGGGCGGCCAACTCCGACCAGTCCCTGACGCTGGCCGGCAGTGCCGGTTTCGCGGAGGAGGAGGCGAGGCGCTGGCGCCATGTCCCGCCCGGGGTGCCCGTCCCCGCGCGCCGCGCGCTGACCGAGCGGGCCACCGCGACCTACCAGTCGCTGGCCGCCGCGGGCCTCCCCTCGATCGGGCAGCGGGAGTTCGGCGGCGGACGGCTGGCGGTACCGGCGGGCGCGGGCGGCCGGATCACCGGCGTCCTGGAGGTCTGCTGGAGCGGCGCCCTGCCTCCGCAGTCCCAGTCGCTGCAACGGCAGTTCGAGGCCCTGGCGGAACTGTGCGCCACCGCCCTGGAGTCCCGCCCGGCCGTCGTCGACACCAACGGCGGCGCCGACCCGGAGACCACCGACCTGCTGGAACTGGTCCACGGCCTGAACGACCCCTGCCTGATCATGCACCCGGACGTCGACGCGTCCGGCCGGGCCACCGACTACCTGATCAAGCACCTCAACCCGAGCTTCGAGGACTTCGCCGGGCGGCCGCGCAGCGCCATCGTCGGCGCCCGGCTGCTGGAGGCCTACCCGCTGGCCGCCGAGCCGGGCGGCCTCTTCGAGATGATCGAACACGTCCTCGCGACCGGCGAGTCCTTCCGCTCGCCGGGGATGATCCTGTCCGCGCTGGTGGACGGCGTCCGGCTGACCACCCGGGCCCGGGTGAGCATCAGCCGCCACGGGGCCTACGCGGTCGTCGTGTGGCGGACCGAGGACGGAACCGCCCGGGTCGCCAACCTGCTCCAGCACGCCCAGCGCCTCGGGCGCATCGGCGGCTTCGAGGAGAACCTGCACACCGGCGAGATCGCCTGGAACGAGACCCTGTTCGACCTCCACGGCCTCCCCCCGCACGCCGAACCCGTCCCGCTGGAGCAGTTGCCGACCCATGCGCACCCCGACGACGGGCATGCCATCGGCCGGTTCCTGCGCACCCTGCTACACCACCAGCGGCCCGCCTCGACGGCCTTCCGCCTCCAGCGCGCCGACGGGATCGCCCGGCACATCCGGGTGGTCGCCGAGCCCGTCCTCGACGCCGACGCCCGCATCGTCGCCGTCCGCGGCGCCTACCAGGACGTCTCCGCCCAGCACTGGACCGAGGTCGCCCTCGCCGCCACCCGCGACCAGCTCGCCCACACCGAACAGCAGGCCGCCGAACGCAACCGGCTGGCCCTGCAGCTGCAGCACGCCATCATGCCGCCCAGCCGCGGCCCGTTGGACCTGCACGACCTGCGCGTGGCGGTGCGCTACCGGCCCGCCGAGAAGGACCACCTGGTCGGCGGCGACTGGTACGACGCCCTCGCCCTGCCCACCGGCCAGGTGCTGCTGTGCGTGGGCGACGTCGCCGGACACGGCATCGAAGCGGCGACCGGGATGGTCGCGCTGCGCAACGCCCTGCGCGGGCTGGCCGCCACCGGTGCCGGCCCTGGCCAGCTCCTGGGCTGGCTGAACACCGTGACCCACCACCTCACCGACAACGTCACTGCGACGACCGTCTGCGCCCTCTACGATCCGCGGACCCGGGCCCTTCGGTGGGCCAGGGCGGGTCACCTCCCGCCCATCCTGGTGCGGGACGGCCGCGCGACCGAGCTGCCCGCCGTCGCCGGCATCCTGCTCGGTGCGATCGACCAGGCCGACTACGACGAGGGGGAGATCCGGCTGGAGCCCGGGGACACCCTGATGATGTACACCGACGGCCTGATCGAGCGCCGGGACCGCTCCCTGGAGCAGTCGCTCGCCGACCTGCTGAGCACCGCCGGGGACGCGGACGGCGTCGCGGAGCTCGACCGCCGGCTCGACCACCTCCTGCGGTACAGCAGCTCCGACACCGACGACGACACCTGTCTGATCGGGATCACGGTCCGCTGA